ACAACAACTCGTCTCGACCGGCTGCGCATCACCGACAACCAAGATGCGTACCTACGACGATTCTTTCAGCGGTCAGAAGATCTACCCTGGAAAGGTGTGTTTGTGCCCTCCCCTGGGCAGGCAGGCCCGTCGAAGTCATTTATCGATGACCCGCCACGATGCTGCATATCGAATCGAGACAAACGAATTCGCCGCCTACCTATACGTTTACTTGAGAATGGCTGGTTAACGGGAATATTCTTCAAAATTATAGGGTAAGCTGTTCGTCCGTGGCGACAGCAAGATCTTCCGCTTCCAGAACGGAAAGTCCGAGTCCCTTTTCCTCCAGCGCAAGAACCCTCGCCGGTTATCCTGGACTGTTCTCTACCGTCGCCAGCACAAGAAGGGTATCTCTGAAGTCAGTACCGTCCAATCCCTTTTCGTTTGAGAGTTTCGAGTTGTTTCCGAGAAGAGGGGGACAAGGGAATCCGTCGACGAACAGCGACCGTTTCATACCGACACAGATGAAGATAAAAGATTATGTTGGATGATAGGGGAACAGGAAACAACAAAACTGCGATATGGAGACAGATGCTGACCGGTGGTTTTTCAACTTGAACAGGAAGTTGCTAAGAAGCGCACTCGCCGTGTCGTGAAGTCCCAGCGTGCCATTGTCGGTGCCTCTCTCGATGTGATCAAGGAGCGCCGCAACCAGCGCCCCGAGGCCCGTGCCGCCGCCCGCCAGGAGGCCATCAAGCAGGCtaaggagaagaaggccgcTTCCGAGAGCGCTAAGAAGGCTGAGAAGGCCAAGTCCGCCGCCGGTGCCGCCAAGGGTGGTGCTAAGCAGGGTGGTAAGAAGCGTACTTAAAAAAACGGTTTAGGCTTGGGCTGGGTGTTCTTTTTTCCATTTTAGTACAAGAGAATCTCATGTGGTTGGAATTCTATGATACTTCTCCCGGAGCTGAGAGATTTGTTTTTTTCCTAAACAAAATCGTTTACAACAGTTCGGCGTACGATGTGAGCGAAGGGTTTCTTTGCGAATGAAACTTCCCGCTCGGCTTTCAGGCTGTTTCTATCACTACGCCATGGTTTATAGCCAAgaaatggaaaagaaaatgtgGTAATGTCTGTTATCGATTGAGTCTGTAGTACTACGCGACATAGTTCAATTGCGAGTGTAGAACTGTATCTGCGACAATGTAAAATGCCATCGTTTCTACTGTCCACCGGCTAGTAGTATGACTAGATATTGGCGGAGTCTCCAGGATCTCTCCGTACTTAGCGCCATACAGCATACAGCGATGTCATGGCGATCAGGCTTATCGCCAGCGTATCACATGACCCGTAATCAATAATAACAGTACCATACGCCCGACCCTAATCAATAAGTATAGGGCACAAACCTACGCTAAGCCCTTTCGGGACCCCGAATAGAAGGAATGACTGTCCATGCAGTCGTATCTAGAGTAAAAGACATATAAAAATGTATTCATTCGTAACAAACAAGAAATATAAGCACCTAGAATACCACTCTCAATAATCCCCATAATCATTTCCCGTCCACTCATCAAAAAGAGAGACTTAGTAAGCTCAGGCATCAATACCTGTCACGTTACGCGACTGAAACTCGCCATCTCGCTTACCGGGCGGTGTAACGCGGTTTTTGCCCACAGATCCCTTTCCGCCGCCCCCTCTCAAAGCAGCCTTTCTGACAACTCCTCCCCCATTTCGATCCGACAAGTTATacaacaccaccagcagccATGGGTAAGGTTCACGGATCTCTCGCCCGTGCGGGTAAGGTCAAGTCTGCGACTCCTAAGGTGGGTTactccttttctctttgatGTTATGAGCGGTTATCTGCGAGCGAGATGAGTTGGACTGGATGTTGCCACCGACAGGGGCAAGGAGAGGGATGGTATTTCTCCTTTCTGCGACAAATGGAGGGATATGGGGGGTTTTGCTCGCGATATACCGATGCCGCTTGATGGGCTATTAATGCTGATCGATTTTCGATAAATTATAGGTCGAGCCgcaagagaagaagaagcagcctAAGGGCCGCGCCATGAAGCGTCTCAAGTACACCCGCCGTTTCGTCAACGTTACCATGACCGGTGGCAAGCGGAAGGTACGTTGAATTCGATAAGGGACAGTGATTCCGGATGTTCGTGGATGGGAA
This sequence is a window from Aspergillus chevalieri M1 DNA, chromosome 5, nearly complete sequence. Protein-coding genes within it:
- a CDS encoding 40S ribosomal protein eS30 (COG:J;~EggNog:ENOG410PRTW;~InterPro:IPR006846;~PFAM:PF04758;~go_component: GO:0005840 - ribosome [Evidence IEA];~go_function: GO:0003735 - structural constituent of ribosome [Evidence IEA];~go_process: GO:0006412 - translation [Evidence IEA]), translated to MGKVHGSLARAGKVKSATPKVEPQEKKKQPKGRAMKRLKYTRRFVNVTMTGGKRKMNPNPGAA